AGTAATTCACCATCACTTCCCCAATATCCTCCCGACGAGTTCTCCAAGTCCCTCCCTCATCTTTAATACCTTCCACTGAGTTCTTCCTATATCTCTTTGAAGCACAACTATGgaagtattttgtatttttgtccCCCTGATTTGCCCAAAGAACATGTGACCGTTGAGCCCACATCAAAGCTTCCCTATCTTGCAAcaccttaatttcttttttaatttgtctCTCCTTAAAATTATTTCCACTAACCATGGCTACCCTTTCTTCCTTGACTAGGTCCTTTTTCAACCGGTTTAATTCCAATCTCACATTCCCAAAAACATCTTTCTCCCATTGCCCCAATTCCTTTCCACACTTGTCAATTTTTCTAAGTATATCACCCTCTACACCAACTTCACCCCCACTACTCCAAGCCGAAACTACCACCTCTTCATAACTTGAATTTGAGAGCCACATTTGTTCgaacctgaaattttttttccgaGTAGGTGGGATCAAACCTGATAGAGATATAAGAATTGGAATATGATCCAATGAGTTACATGACAAATGATACACCTTTGAACCTCCAAACTTCAAGAACCATCTATTATTTACCAAACACCTATCAAGCCTTTCCCAAATTGAAGCCCCATTTTCGAACTGCTTACTCCAAGTGAATTTAGATCCCTCAAATCCCAAGTCCATGAACCCATATTCATCGATCACCTCCCTAAATTGCTGCATCTGATTATAAGGCCTTCGTACACCCCCAAGCTTCTCATCCTGTCtgattatttcattaaaatctccgTAACAAAGCCATGGTTTTTCAAGACGTAAGTTTAACGCCTTAAGCTTTGCCCAAGCTTCAGACGTCTAGCTGTATCAGGTTCACCATAAAAACCGGTTAATCTCCACTCATTCTCCGTATTTTTATCAATCACCGCATCAATATAGTGCCTATCCAAATCTTCCACCTTTAGATTGATTGAAGCTTTCCAATAAAGCACCAATCCACCACCTCTACCCACTCTTGGTACAACCCATCTATGATCGAAACCAGTACTTCTTTGAACAAACTCTAGCCTTGCATCATCTGTAAGCGTCTCGGCTAAAATCACTACAGAGGGATCTTTTGCCCGTATGATTTCCACGAGCTCTCTCCCTGTACGCAGGTTCTCAAGCCTACGACAGTTCCAAGCTAAACAACTCATTGTTGCTGGTGGGGCTGAACATCAGGTCCCGCcactacaaaatttttgttctttccatTGAGGGCTGCTTGGAATCGTTTTGCTGAAACTTCTGTCTGTTCAGCTTCTGTGTCAGCCAATCTCTTCCTTCCTTGAACCTGAAATTTTTCTGCCGTGTTACCCTTATTAGTCTTCCTTTCTTTGCGTTTCCAGGTGGGAGAAACACATGGGTTAGGTTCTGTGATAACCCTATTCTCCTTAACATCACGTGCTTTTTTAATTGTTGCATCCCCACATAGATTATCACGTGCACTTAAGTTACCACACGGACTAGGGCTTCTCAACAACCTCTTACCCGATCCTAGTAGATTAGCTGCCCCAAACTCCTGAGCCaaacttaatttctttttactcCCGTCAGCAGCTATTTCCATTACCTTAGTAGTCTTCAAATCCTCAATAATTTTCTCC
This portion of the Castanea sativa cultivar Marrone di Chiusa Pesio chromosome 7, ASM4071231v1 genome encodes:
- the LOC142644270 gene encoding uncharacterized protein LOC142644270; the protein is MSCLAWNCRRLENLRTGRELVEIIRAKDPSVVILAETLTDDARLEFVQRSTGFDHRWVVPRVGRGGGLVLYWKASINLKVEDLDRHYIDAVIDKNTENEWRLTGFYGEPDTARRLKLGQDEKLGGVRRPYNQMQQFREVIDEYGFMDLGFEGSKFTWSKQFENGASIWERLDRCLVNNRWFLKFGGSKVYHLSCNSLDHIPILISLSGLIPPTRKKNFRFEQMWLSNSSYEEVVVSAWSSGGEVGVEGDILRKIDKCGKELGQWEKDVFGNVRLELNRLKKDLVKEERVAMVSGNNFKERQIKKEIKVLQDREALMWAQRSHVLWANQGDKNTKYFHSCASKRYRKNSVEGIKDEGGTWRTRREDIGEVMVNYYKTIYFSGGEGLHRHIRLCANSDR